The Pseudomonas sp. GD03919 region GAGTTCAGATGAGCGCCGAGCACGAGTACGCGATCGAGTTGCAGGGCGTCAGCTTTCAGCGTGGCGCGCGGTCGATTTTCGATAAGGTCGATATCCGCATCCCGCGCGGCAAGGTCACCGGCATCATGGGCCCCTCCGGCTGCGGCAAGACGACCTTGTTGCGCTTGATCGCTGCCGAGTTGCGGCCCTCTGCTGGCGATATTCGCGTCGCGGGTGTCAGCCTGCCGAAGCTGTCGCGTGATGAGCTGTTCGACATGCGCAAGCAGATGGGCGTGCTGTTTCAGAGCGGTGCGCTGTTCACCGACCTCGACGTGTTCGAGAACGTGGCATTCCCGCTGCGTGTGCACACCAAGCTCCCCGAAGAAATGATTCGTGACATTGTCCTGATGAAATTGCAGGCCGTCGGTCTGCGTGGGGCGCTGGAACTGATGCCGGACGAGTTGTCTGGGGGCATGAAGCGTCGTGTTGCGTTGGCCCGCGCCATCGCGATGGACCCGCAGATCCTGCTGTATGACGAGCCGTTCGTGGGCCAGGATCCTATTGCCATGGGCGTTCTGGTGCGGCTGATCCGTCTGCTCAATGATGCGTTGGGGATCACCAGCGTGGTGGTCTCTCATGACCTGGCTGAAACCGCCAGCATCGCCGATTACATCTATGTGGTCGGGGATGCCCAGGTGCTGGGCCATGGCACGCCGGCCGAGCTGATGGAGTCGGATAATCCACGCATTCGCCAGTTCATGAAGGGCATCCCGGATGGTCCGGTGCCCTTTCATTTTCCAGCGCCGGACTACCGCGAAGATCTGTTGGGGAGAGGGTGATGCGCAAAATTTCACCGCTCGAACGGCTGCGGCTGTTCGGTCGTGCGGGTATCGATGTGGTCGCAACGCTGGGGCGTTCGGTACTGTTCCTGGGCGGGGCGCTGCTCGGTCGTAGTCGTGCCGGCAAGCCTTTGCAACTGCTGATCAAGCAGCTGTTCGCCGTTGGCGTGATGTCGCTGGCGATCATCGTTGTCTCCGGCGTCTTCATCGGTATGGTGCTGGCCCTGCAGGGCTACAACATTCTGGTCAGCTACGGTTCCGAGCAGGCGGTCGGGCAGATGGTCGCGCTGACCCTCTTGCGTGAACTCGGACCGGTAGTGACCGCGTTGCTGTTCGCCGGCCGTGCCGGCTCGGCACTGACGGCCGAGATCGGCAACATGAAGTCCACCGAGCAGCTCTCCAGCCTGGAGATGATCGGCGTCGACCCACTCAAGTACATCGTCGCGCCCAGGTTGTGGGCGGGCTTCATCTCCATGCCGCTGCTGGCGATGATCTTCAGTGTCGTCGGTATCTGGGGTGGCGCGATGGTCGCCGTGGACTGGTTGGGGGTCTACGAGGGCTCGTTCTGGGCCAATATGCAGAACAGTGTTTCCTTTTATGACGATGTGCTCAACGGCGTGATCAAGAGCATCGTCTTCGCCTTCGTGGTGACCTGGATCGCCGTGTTCCAGGGCTACGACTGCGAACCCACTTCCGAAGGCATCAGCCGCGCAACCACGCGCACCGTGGTGTATGCCTCGCTGGCCGTGCTGGGCCTGGATTTCATTCTGACCGCTTTGATGTTTGGAGACTTCTGATGCAAAACCGCACGCTGGAGATTGGTGTCGGCCTGTTCCTCATGGCCGGTGTGCTGGCCCTGCTGCTGCTGGCCCTGCGCGTCAGTGGCCTGAGCGTCGGCAGTGCTGGTGATACCTACAAGGTCTACGCCTATTTCGACAACATCGCCGGGTTGACCGTACGTGCCAAGGTAACCATGGCCGGTGTGAGCATTGGCAAGGTCACAGCGATCGATCTGGATCGCGACAGCTATATGGGGCGGGTGACCCTGGAACTCGATGGCAGCGTCAATAACCTGCCTGAGGATTCCACTGCGTCGATCCTGACCGCAGGCTTGCTCGGCGAGAAATACATCGGCATCAGCGTGGGTGGTGACGAGGAGGTGCTCAAGGATGGCAGCACCATCCACGACACGCAGTCCTCGCTGGTGCTGGAAGACCTGATTGGCAAATTCCTGCTCAATTCGGTCAATAAAGATGAAGCCAATTGATGAGGGCTCCTGGCATGTTCAAGACCGTGCGTAATTCCCTGCTGGCGTTGCTGGCCACTCTGCCGCTGCTGGCTGTGGCGGCGCCGAGCGCCCATGACGTGGTGCAGCAGACCACCGATACCCTGTTGGCTGACCTCAAGGCCAACAAGGAGTATTACCGCAACAACCCCAATGCCTTCTATGACTCGCTCAACGAGATTCTCGGCCCTGTGGTCGATGTTGACGGTATTTCCCGGGGGGTGATGACCGTGCGCTATTCGCGTCAGGCTTCACCCGAGCAGATGGCCCGCTTCCAGGAAAATTTCAAGCGCAGCCTGATGCAGTTTTATGGCAATGCCCTGCTCGAGTACAACAACCAGGACATTCGCGTGCTGCCAGCCAGCGGTCGTGCCGAGGGTGAGCGTACTTCGGTGGGTATGGAAATTCGTGACGGCAATGGTGTGGTCTATCCGCTGTCCTACACCATGGTGTTGATCGATGGCCGCTGGAAGCTGCGCAATGTGGTGATCAACGGCATCAATGTCGGCAAGCTGTTCCGTGATCAGTTCGCCCAGTCGATGCAGAACAATCGCAATGACCTGGACAAGGTTATCGACACCTGGGCCGATACCGTGGCCCGTGCTCGCCAGGCGCGAGGCGAGTCGTGAGTCAGGCGAGCATCACCGAGCGCGGCGCCGGGCAATTGCAGCTCGGCGGCGTGCTGGATTACAGCACCGGCCCGCAACTGCGTGAGCAGGGTGCGCGCCTGATTGCAGGCAGTGGCGCCGCACACCTGGTGCTCGATTGCAGTGCGGTAGAGAAATCCAGCAGTGTCGGTTTGGCGCTGCTGCTGGCGTTCATGCGCGATGCACGCAAGGCCGGGCGCGAGCTGAGCATCAGCGGCTTGCCCGACGACATGCGCGAGATTGCCCAGTTCAGCGGTCTGCTGGAATTGTTGCCGCTGCAAGCGTGAAGTGCCTTCCGTCGTTGCGTCACTGCCGCTGCTGGCGGGGTTCGCAGGCGGGAGGCTTTTTTGTATGATGGCCGACCCGCGGGCGCCGGTGCCCGAATGCGTCAGTCGAGGTCGAGCATGCAGGCTGCAGAAGTAAAAAGCCTCCTAGAGGAAAAACTCCCGAACACCCAGGTGGAAGTCGAAGGCGAAGGCTGCAACTTTCAGCTCAACCTGATCAGCGACGAGCTGGCCGCCCTCAGCCCGGTCAAGCGTCAGCAGCAGATCTACGCCCACCTTAATGCCTGGATCGCCGATGGCAGCATCCACGCCGTGACCATGAAATTCTTCAGCCAGGCCGATTGGGCTGCGCGTTCCTGAGCCTACGGGCGACGAGACTCCTATGGATAAACTGATCATTACCGGCGGCGTTCGCCTCGATGGCGAAATCCGCATTTCCGGTGCGAAGAACTCTGCGCTGCCGATTCTTGCGGCCACCTTGCTGGGCGACGAGCCCGTGACCATCTGCAACCTGCCGCACCTGCACGACATCACCACCATGATCGAGCTGTTCGGGCGCATGGGCATCGAGCCGGTGATCGACGAGAAGCTGGCGGTGGAAGTTGACGCCCGCGCCATCAAGACCCTGGTCGCGCCTTACGAGCTGGTAAAAACCATGCGCGCCTCGATCCTGGTGCTCGGGCCGATGGTCGCGCGCTTCGGTGAAGCCGAAGTGGCGCTGCCGGGCGGTTGCGCCATCGGTTCGCGTCCGGTCGATCTGCACATCCGTGGCCTCGAGGCCATGGGTGCGATCATCGATGTCGAAGGTGGCTACATCAAGGCCAAGGCGCCTGAAGGTGGTCTGCGCGGTGCGCACTTCTTCTTCGACGTGGTCAGCGTGACCGGCACCGAGAACATCATGATGGCCGCAACCCTGGCCAAGGGCCGCAGCGTGCTGGAAAACGCCGCGCGTGAGCCTGAGGTGGTCGACCTGGCCAACTGCCTGATCGCCATGGGCGCGAAGATCCAGGGCGCCGGTACCGACACCATCATCATCGACGGCGTCGAGCGCCTGCATGGCGCGCGTTTCAACGTCATGCCCGACCGTATCGAGACCGGCACCTACCTGGTGGCCGCTGCCGTTACCGGTGGTCGGGTCAAGGTCAAGGACGCCGATCCTTCGACTTTGGAGGCCGTGCTGGCCAAGCTGCAGGAAGCAGGCGCCGAAATCACCACTGGCCCGGACTGGATCGAGCTGGACATGAAGGGCAAGCGTCCGAAGGCCGTCAATCTGCGCACCGCTCCCTATCCGGCGTTCCCCACCGACATGCAGGCGCAGTTCATCGCCCTGAACGCGGTGGCCGAAGGCACCGGCACCATCATCGAAACCGTGTTCGAGAACCGCTTCATGCATGTCTACGAGATGCTGCGCATGGGCGCCAACATCCTCGTTGAAGGCAACACGGCGGTGGTCACCGGGGTCGACAAACTCAAGGGTGCGCCGGTGATGGCGACTGACCTGCGCGCCTCGGCGAGCCTGGTGCTGGCTGCGCTGGTGGCTGACGGCGATACGCTGATCGACCGCATCTACCACATCGACCGTGGGTACGAGTGCATCGAAGAGAAGCTGCAACTGCTCGGTGCCAAGATCCGCCGCGTACCGGGCTAAGCCGCCGTTGTCGTAGGGCCGCTCCCTGTCGGAGCGGCCGCTTCCGTTCAAGGAAACCGTTTCATGCTGACCATCGCCCTGTCCAAAGGCCGCATTCTCGATGACACCCTGCCGTTGCTGGCGGCGGCGGGTATCGAGCCGACCGAGAACCCGGACAAGAGCCGCAAGCTGATCATCCCGACCACTCAGGATGACGTGCGCCTGCTGATCGTGCGTGCCACCGACGTGCCGACCTATGTCGAGCATGGCGCGGCCGACCTCGGTGTCGCCGGCAAGGACGTACTTATGGAATACGGCGGCCAGGGCATCTACGAGCCGCTGGATCTGCAGATCGCTAAGTGC contains the following coding sequences:
- a CDS encoding ABC transporter ATP-binding protein, with the protein product MSAEHEYAIELQGVSFQRGARSIFDKVDIRIPRGKVTGIMGPSGCGKTTLLRLIAAELRPSAGDIRVAGVSLPKLSRDELFDMRKQMGVLFQSGALFTDLDVFENVAFPLRVHTKLPEEMIRDIVLMKLQAVGLRGALELMPDELSGGMKRRVALARAIAMDPQILLYDEPFVGQDPIAMGVLVRLIRLLNDALGITSVVVSHDLAETASIADYIYVVGDAQVLGHGTPAELMESDNPRIRQFMKGIPDGPVPFHFPAPDYREDLLGRG
- the mlaE gene encoding lipid asymmetry maintenance ABC transporter permease subunit MlaE: MRKISPLERLRLFGRAGIDVVATLGRSVLFLGGALLGRSRAGKPLQLLIKQLFAVGVMSLAIIVVSGVFIGMVLALQGYNILVSYGSEQAVGQMVALTLLRELGPVVTALLFAGRAGSALTAEIGNMKSTEQLSSLEMIGVDPLKYIVAPRLWAGFISMPLLAMIFSVVGIWGGAMVAVDWLGVYEGSFWANMQNSVSFYDDVLNGVIKSIVFAFVVTWIAVFQGYDCEPTSEGISRATTRTVVYASLAVLGLDFILTALMFGDF
- the mlaD gene encoding outer membrane lipid asymmetry maintenance protein MlaD, with the translated sequence MQNRTLEIGVGLFLMAGVLALLLLALRVSGLSVGSAGDTYKVYAYFDNIAGLTVRAKVTMAGVSIGKVTAIDLDRDSYMGRVTLELDGSVNNLPEDSTASILTAGLLGEKYIGISVGGDEEVLKDGSTIHDTQSSLVLEDLIGKFLLNSVNKDEAN
- a CDS encoding MlaC/ttg2D family ABC transporter substrate-binding protein — encoded protein: MFKTVRNSLLALLATLPLLAVAAPSAHDVVQQTTDTLLADLKANKEYYRNNPNAFYDSLNEILGPVVDVDGISRGVMTVRYSRQASPEQMARFQENFKRSLMQFYGNALLEYNNQDIRVLPASGRAEGERTSVGMEIRDGNGVVYPLSYTMVLIDGRWKLRNVVINGINVGKLFRDQFAQSMQNNRNDLDKVIDTWADTVARARQARGES
- a CDS encoding STAS domain-containing protein, which codes for MSQASITERGAGQLQLGGVLDYSTGPQLREQGARLIAGSGAAHLVLDCSAVEKSSSVGLALLLAFMRDARKAGRELSISGLPDDMREIAQFSGLLELLPLQA
- a CDS encoding BolA family protein, which codes for MQAAEVKSLLEEKLPNTQVEVEGEGCNFQLNLISDELAALSPVKRQQQIYAHLNAWIADGSIHAVTMKFFSQADWAARS
- the murA gene encoding UDP-N-acetylglucosamine 1-carboxyvinyltransferase: MDKLIITGGVRLDGEIRISGAKNSALPILAATLLGDEPVTICNLPHLHDITTMIELFGRMGIEPVIDEKLAVEVDARAIKTLVAPYELVKTMRASILVLGPMVARFGEAEVALPGGCAIGSRPVDLHIRGLEAMGAIIDVEGGYIKAKAPEGGLRGAHFFFDVVSVTGTENIMMAATLAKGRSVLENAAREPEVVDLANCLIAMGAKIQGAGTDTIIIDGVERLHGARFNVMPDRIETGTYLVAAAVTGGRVKVKDADPSTLEAVLAKLQEAGAEITTGPDWIELDMKGKRPKAVNLRTAPYPAFPTDMQAQFIALNAVAEGTGTIIETVFENRFMHVYEMLRMGANILVEGNTAVVTGVDKLKGAPVMATDLRASASLVLAALVADGDTLIDRIYHIDRGYECIEEKLQLLGAKIRRVPG